taaaccacctccatgtgcttctctaatcagcaactccctgattgaattttttgggatgcacaatctgctgcccttgaatagaaaaccatcttgctcaacataatctcttttggactcagcaggagaacagttcaaaataggagcaaagtctggatcagcttcatataactccttaacgaatgaaaatccaagaactctagcttctagaattgacaacaaagagtatcttcttgaaagagcatcagcaacaacattagaagtaccagccttgtgtttagacacaaaggagtacatctgcaagaattcaacccattttgcatgccttggatttaatttgtgctgcccattaatgtattttaatgcttcatgatcagaaaagagaacaaactgccttggcttcaaataatgtgaccaatgatcaacagctcgaatgatggcataaaactctttatcataagtgctataattcagctttgatccatttagcttttcactgaaataagctactggtctttttccttgcactagcatagctccaatgccaacaccacttgcatcacattcaagttcaaatagcatatcaaaattaggtaaagcaagtataggtgctgaacttagcttttctttcaatgattcaaatgctgattgggcagaactagaccattcaaatacccctttcttcatacaatcagtaattggagcaacaattgtggagaagtctttgataaatcttctatagaatgaagctaaaccatgaaaacttccgacttcagtgatggtagaaggactaggccatgatctgattgcttccaccttagatggatccattgaaatgtcttcttcagaaaccacatatccaagaaacactactttgctgacaaagaaatcacacttctccagcTTTGCATATAACTGTTTCTGCCTTAATAGCTCAAATACTTTCCTCAGatgatccaagtgttcttctttagtttttgagtacactaggatgtcatcaaagtaaacaaccacaaactgaccaataagtggcctgagcacttcattcataagcctcatgaatgtactgggtgcattagacaacccaaaaggcataaccaaccactcgaataatccacctttgatagtgaaagctgtcttccattcatctccttctttcattcgaatctgatgatacccacttctaagaacaactttggaaaacacacaagaaccatgcagctcatctagcatatcatctaatataggtatgggatacctatacttgatggtgatgttgttaatagctcggctgtctacacacattctcatagaACTATCTTTCTTTGGAACCAGTAAAGCTGGTACTGACCAAGGactcatgctggttctaacataTCCCTTGGCAACCAACTCATTAACTTGCTTTTCTAATTCTTTTGCTTCATGAGGGGAACATCGATAAGCTGATTTATTAGGAACAACAgatccaggtacaagatcaatttgatgttcaaAACCCCTGTTTGGTGGTAAACCAGTAGGTAACTCAGTAGGAAACACATCAGCAAATTCGGATAATAATGGCTTTACCCTTGCTGGTATTTCATCATGCTGGTTCAactcatcactttcaaccatcagcaataaataagcaccagtaccaccctttaactcagtatcaacttcagcttgagtcataaaCAAAGCTTTATCATTCTTAACAGTAGGATCAGCTCTACgtatttcactaggctttaaagaagtgagggtgatcttctttccattcacatacattgaataagtattttggtgtccattatgatagacatacttatcaaataaccaaggtctaccaagcagcaaatgacaagcatccatagggataacatcacaagtaatctcatcttgataaacagtaccaatagaaaatggaacagtaacttggcgagtaacctttacctcaatgccttggttaagccattgaagtttgtatggatgaggatgcttctttgtaaccagctcaagCTTTTCCACCATGTAAGCAGATACTGCGTTTGCACAGCTGCCTCCATCAACAATCAGGCTGCACACTTTGCCCTTGACTGTGCAccttgaatgaaagatgttttcacgctgactcttatcttcaatagtctcagctgagtgcattactcttcgaaccactaaaaactctccaatatcagcagcaacaaactcttcactatcagactcatcatatgctggttcagtttcaaaacccccttccaaatcttcaatctcctttagtgtaagagcacgctggttaggacattgagcttgaaaatgccCAAATCCATGGCACTTGAAGCATTTCCTTCTATCATCTTTAGGACCAGCTATAACCTGCTCTTTGCCTTTAGATACTTTGGGTGTTGCCTCGTTATGCCTAGGCAGCATAGATCATTGACCCTTCATAGGCTGCACAGCTGGCttggaataagacttaaaattaattttcttttttgcttgtttctctacctgaatagccagcttgcaaacactctcaaaagtccatagaggctgcatttcaacttgatcagcaatagaagcatttaagcccccaacgaatcttgctatagtgtgttcttcagcttctttaacatttgtaccaatcttgagctgctcaaactctctgatgtaatcaacaacattcatgctgccttgcttgagtgtattcatctggatatacagctcttgcttgtaagcttgtggaacaaacctcttttgcatacactcttttaacttggaccaggttttgattgttttcttcccttcatattgcctttctttttttagattatcataccacattgaagcatacttctttaatctgattacaacaactttaaaggcctttttatcatcatagcctttaacctccataattctatccatggcctgaacccattcaaagtaatcttcaggattagaggatccttcaaaatcaggtgggtctatcttgatatctttcaaatcatcagcctttttcctatgccttcttcttctttgtgaagaagcatgagatccatcagtagattggctaccatcctcagattcagtactagaagacacaatagttgtatctccattttcagatctaattctatttcttcttggaacaccatcttccaacaagttaaccattctttccatctgatgttgtagagcttcaatagctatatctcttctaagattatgagcttcttcaagagtcatattccttggaatatcagccatttcaaatatcagatctgaaatagacctttagcaacaaatagaaacccagatctgaaataaagcttaacagctctaaaacagagtatgaactgaaacaacaataaaaatgataagaaagcttcgatttgaacaacctatgctctgataccactttgatgcgtgattatgactttaaaaacgcaatttagaacaagctttcttcacttaaacagacctgaacacaaacccccaaatttgtaacagtaacagccccaaaatcagagtataaaactctgaaataagaacacaaggatagaagaatctaaaccccaaattgataaagataccaccacaattagagatctagaaacactccaaatcttcaactacagctgataaagattccaccacaactataatatcagatatgaagatttggatttcaccacaatgtttgataaagtaacaccacaaacactgataaagaaaccactcttagccactggaatcaaagattcgtaaagacacagagattttgtaaatagataagctctatcaaacttttcattcaatcatcaaccaagttttacaattacaagagctctctatttatagtagaagcttaacagctattttctaaaagacaaaaacataaaaaggaaatggagacaaaaaggacaaacaattacaaattagccaataagaataagggacacaatctgcaaaaagcctgccatttgttagtgctccttcccatgataaaagcatccaatgataaatgggagtcttccttggatagctaacattcttctagaacagccacacacgtgttaagcacatgacctgaccggtttattgaaaagcataagtaaactttgaattatatcagcaagttggccattcaaacagaaaatagcatcgcgtgctggttgtactagagtttcgtgtgctgattgaactaaaattctttagctggttgaactagctggttcgcctaagcataactttgctggttcgatttgctggttacccggctgagtgaattaaagctttactggctgaactaaactcatttgctggtccggctagctggttcttcttcgttgctggcttgccttcaactatcaaaaactttattcatgaaaacataactacttcagtttaaggactgaagtagggtcacccctgagcttcttgaactagctccaaaaacacttagatgatacgaaataggtggcaacacgaccattgcttggcctgatttgggtgtaacatcttttgagctcgagctggttgtgttgctggttacattgcccagctcacccgcatcaagataccaaggagtaccaacaacaataactgtcgaagtattaattcataacttcattggagaaactttccgcggcgattatgtaatctctaaagtcttagagattatctaatctagccctaaccataaatcagttaagcgaaccaaaatgatataaggaagagtagaaaccctgacaaaaatggtgtgtgattaacaagctaaacttgctttaccaacagcatcaacagtaccgtcagcgttgccagcatcgtcagtacagtcaacatccgaatcaacaacaccgataacatcacaaactccgtcagttcaagaatcactgtggacatcattacaaatcaataacttgtatattgtatcaacgagttatgaagaattaactcattccctctgaagaaattatatgtatattatacatatatatatatatatatatatatatatatatatatatatatatatatatatatatatatatatatatatatattgaaataaatctttccgtgctaagctattgtgtgtgaatcttaactactcggttaattcatattacaaatatgcaataatgtacgtccttcggccgcaacttaaccagcgttaactacaatctctgtcacaattcaacaaattccaattcataataaatcaagtatatatttgattttacactttcatcatcgatgtacccgaaacttttcagataacatcattcgtactttgcgaaattcacaagaattccacgaaccgaacatcatacatcaacaaataacgaagtattgattcataatttcaatgtcattaaagaaatactgcgtaaaagttatgtatttttttaaagcctttagggattattcaattctagtttcaactgtaaatcaaatgagtttaatttaacattaactcattaaacatatgttacatctgaagaaaatatacatatatatattttcataaagactataataaaattcttttgtacaaaatattaattgtgaattttttttaacgggtaggaaatacccgagagatatataaattcacaaataatatgttacattcttcgaatctgattcagcaaatcatccattatactccatactttcacaacaatatgcattcttttatagaaatcaaaacaaccatactcattcaaaatttaattacatattctgattttgaaatctcaaaattcaactcgagatttgaccaaaatcatcactcttagatccttacatctttcacaagctatattttgacttcaaaactgtgttagaacatcaaatgtatgttaacgattacaatctgtgttcaaacccttcgaaaatttctgaagacacttcgaatgatgagcaatagagatgatgatccaatcacatgttacccacagttatgtacccgaaaaaatcttgaaaccaaagtaaaagtttaaacaacgtatccgcgtcagattctttggcatttattagcaaaaataactttgcgactcctattcaaagtagccagttttgtcacagctccagcaagtcaacttcgacttttcagtcagactaaccttattataaccttgagatatacaccatcgttactagggaaccttttacattccaccacattattagcagatgtaccaacaatttcattaccctttgactttagcctctccaaaaactcattataattatttattgaaactccatcatttactcattcacatcttgtaatgagaattgccatacgaatcattgggaattagcaatcagtattttgaaatctcgcagcatgtctacgccaacagttatatgtgtatatataacgtcagagacttaatttgaatgtgaagtttctgaaaaacactccgaaatacgaattggttcttcgaaaatggaaaaaaatgctgatgaagcagcaaaaactataaacgactttaaacggtaaaagctggatgataatgatgaagtgtgctggcaacgcgtagaaaaagagaagttttggaactggaaaacagattgagcaaagtaggaaggaggctgtggacaaattacaaagactgaacctgacttcaaaggatccaaatgattcagtacatgctgaagtcattaccgaataccttgctcctgactctaaacccctgcggacaatattcttcatcatcctctaatattagaaattttaaaatatcatcatatctttcattataaatatcctccatatttctgaagatattttcttaatttttcttatttgaaatcatttacctcttcgcgctatctgtattacatcataaaagaaactatttttgtttctaaattctgaaacattcaagtttaaaataggaatattttgaagtagtgttgggaactgaagcatgaattagtataatataatgacacttgatcaacgtgattatattacagtaagtcatgctgagtttctaaatggaacgtgatgattcacagatcataacatcatcatgtgccatgttatacgactcttgtattctatttaacctctaaaatatcaagaaaatatttcttgatgattcggccttttccaaggtattctagtaatttgacaagtcaagatcgtgccatcataatttcctttctagaacattaacaatgttcattccgaaatttatatctgtgatttctggaccattacaagaggtgcttaattgcaagaagaagaaacgaaaggacaaaactctgaaatagaaattggggtatatattgcagcaaataaaagagagcattaactgtgaatgataatgattatagaagacagaagcagagactttgaaatataagggaacatataaagcccaacgataaaccagaaattataaaccatatatatcgatgcatatagcaatataaagacacgggagaactagaaacactataaacccaagagtatagtagaagtaaatagattcttccggcggtagatgaaaaagaagaatgaccgatatgaaagttagaagtatatcgagaatcggaactggatggagcatattgatgaatactttaaaatatgagttgagggggaaagaatagaaggtgatgaaacatgactaggaatttagaaatcaatagatttaactcacacaatggcggaataagtgaatcaaaccctctagtgaataggttaagttttttttgattaatttagtcaaaccacaactaaatcaagtgtgattagatcaacatctagagctattattcaccacctgggtgatttggagtgagagaaaatcggaggagctcactagatctgagtgtgtgtaacaaataagaggcttaacctaaaatgaagaacataagactttatatacccctgctgttgactcacccatacgattcattcattacacgtacgagttggcttcatcagccgtacgggtgatcactcactcgtgtcttctcatttaggttgtaattgtgacttagctcagcatcaaccgtgcgtatgagcctgtcatccgtactagtgaggcttcactcgtatgtctgactaagtctaacatagtcaaacatctaaatctcattcctgcagttcctgtaaccacatacaaacacggataggataataacgagcaatcatggtggcctgtaaactgttgtacctgcaatggacgtgggtagatgtctagggacttgcataaaatgcatcaatagaaggtgtgagttgtaaggaaatgaaggaagtgaatttataagaaaatctctgacagaacaattaaaatggacgatcgcatttaaagcggatcctaatttccttgattaccggagagtcaaatcttattaagaagattttcttcaaatcccttgaaatctgggaatcaatcatatctacgtcaaatgataagatgaatctacacttactcatttcactcttctatgttagcttcattcgtactcttcatataaatggattgtttatccaaattattcgctgatgataaaactctaattttcagcccgtatgcatcatgaaaacatacttattatcattcacgacctttccacgcaaatttcaggacgaaatttctttaacgggtaggtactgtgacaacccggaaatttccaaccaaatttaaactttaatctttatatgtttccgacacgataagcaatgtttgttaagttaaatttcaagaattttaaactatgttcatacattcattcaacctcgaccaagttccaatgattcacgaaccattaaacgaatatgattatatatgtatatgtgtatatatattataacttgaaacgtaaacaaaatattagattaaatactttatatgattgtatctgtttcaaaatgtttatcaatggaattagaagataagatcaaatgattgaattatgattacaagtctctattgaaaggcccacgttgatttgagaaatctttccattttaacaatattcggaaaatggtaaagtgaattataaataagaacaaattgtcaatcattgagaactagacaaaggatagtggaagattgaatctcataaagactcgattgatctatttagtttcaaacgtataaaaacgttttcagtttaaaaagaactttattattaaaacgtatataacttttataaatatctagaaccacttttgacaactcattacttaactagtatgataaagataacgatatttatattttattttattaaatatatataacgatttaaattaatattatatatatttatacgcgtattatacgtacatagttttatacttttactatacttaaactttacctttactttatttttactttactttaactttaataattcatactttaataattcatactttaataattcactttaataattcacactttaataattcactttaataattcatactttaataatttactttaataattcaaaaatctattataaatagaattcaataggtttcattatttcatagaaacttgaaaatatttttctctaaactctctcaatcgatttacatatatatatttactctgtattatttcaagatattattagtatacataaaatattacgacggagtgctgtctgagtgatttcgaaattgtttttcgagtgggataggattaaggaaattatgggttatagctatggaggtgattgagtatggttcatgggtatgctcgtgaggtcaatatagtgtttatcattttcgttgcgtctacgtacctttcctgcaatattgaatctcaatattgatacgtgagtactcatgatttaacttttacatactaatagtgtgaaacgacccgtcctaatccacctggacgaagtcatcaacatttggtcccattgcgaggtactgacctaaatatgccatgtacgactctaagtaatatctttaaaataagcaaatgcacagcagaagatttctttcatacctgagaataaacatgcttaaaagtgtcaaccaaaaggttggtgagttcataggtttatcataacaatcatttcaatatattaatagactacaagatttccgtttataaatatatgtacactcgcaagtgtataaaagtattctataagttgtaggcacctggtaacaagccttaactttcatgttttaccctctgaagtacaccagatcaggtgtgtttaaaataacctcgaagtactaaagcatcccatagtcaggatggggtttgtcaggcccaatagatctatatttaggattcgcgtttaccgtacatagacaagtagtttaatgttaccaagctaagggtatatttctggtttaaacccacatagaattagttttagtacttgtgcctgcttcgtaaaacgtttataaaacagcgcatgtattctctacccaaaaatatatattgcaaaagcaattaaaaagggagcaaatgaaactcacaatactgtattttgtagtaaaaatacatatgacgacattgaacaaatgtagggttggcctcagattcacgaacatatatcattcatatatatatatatatatatatatatatatatatatatatatatatatatatatatatatatatatatatatatattaatacctatacttGTAATTGCACAAAGatatacattattattagtgatataatttttattttaataacttatattcattttatataaaaatattaagtttcgttatgttataggaaataaatttatatatttatatacattttatttgttagttaaaacagtactttagtaatactaaggtaatatttgaaataataatagtgttagtactaatattaataaaaatgataatattatttataattcttttaatagatatatatgtgatagttttcattaatcaatctcataatattgataatatcagtagtttttaatgaaatgaataatataataataatggtcatgaaaatattaatttttgataataatacttaattcttaataataataattattataaaaatatctattttgttaattatgataataagtttaattataaccctattaataatcatattagtaataataattattttgttactaatacttttgtagataataacaataataatactaaaaatttataaaaatggtactaataataatatttataatactaatttgtattatgttcataataatgttaataataataatagtgaccataattataataattataatacatattttaatattagtaataataataacaataatactaagtaatgattgtaatattagtaataataacaattataactataataattaatactagtattaataataataataataataataataataataataataataataataataataataataataataataataatcataatcataataataataataataataataataataataataataataataataataataataataataataataataataataataataataataataataataataaatgagtgtAAACTACCTCATAAATCCTTTTCTAAAAAAATGACTGCTGCAAGACTCGAACCCGAATCCCTTGCATACCCGCTAACACTCTACACTAATCAGCTGTGCTTGACTATCTGTTTTAATACTAccctaattttaatataaattgttTCTGTTAAATACCATCTTCTTCATCATAATTAATTCAAAATCGAC
The window above is part of the Rutidosis leptorrhynchoides isolate AG116_Rl617_1_P2 chromosome 1, CSIRO_AGI_Rlap_v1, whole genome shotgun sequence genome. Proteins encoded here:
- the LOC139898977 gene encoding uncharacterized protein; the encoded protein is MLPRHNEATPKVSKGKEQVIAGPKDDRRKCFKCTVKGKVCSLIVDGGSCANAVSAYMVEKLELGGTGAYLLLMVESDELNQHDEIPARVKPLLSEFADVFPTELPTGLPPNRGFEHQIDLVPGSVVPNKSAYRCSPHEAKELEKQVNELVAKGYVRTSMSPWSVPALLVPKKDSSMRMCVDSRAINNITIKYRYPIPILDDMLDELHGSCVFSKVVLRSGYHQIRMKEGDEWKTAFTIKGGLFEWLVMPFGLSNAPSTFMRLMNEVLRPLIVFLGYVVSEEDISMDPSKVEAIRSWPTLKYINGQHKLNPRHAKWVEFLQMYSFVSKHKAGTSNVVADALSRRYSLLSILEARVLGFSFVKELYEADPDFAPILNCSPAESKRDYVEQDGFLFKGSRLCIPKNSIRELLIREAHGGGLAGHFGINKTLDILRKSPFEIFYGANPLTPIDLIPFAIEPKVSVDAVAKAKEMKKMYEQLRAKIVKTNQQYKAKANQYRKQPTFVPGDLVWIHLRKERFPAKRKNKLMPRAEGPFKVLEKVGDNAYKVELPRDTAVESTFNVGDLMPYLEDDNLENLSQHRDADKLTRRLAENMSLPAAITNLMPLGTLEKVEEARDILINLKIYVYDEVCNREESSAQDVLNIQFS